Proteins from a single region of Takifugu rubripes chromosome 4, fTakRub1.2, whole genome shotgun sequence:
- the LOC101067981 gene encoding amine sulfotransferase-like — protein sequence MDSLDMITSDLFRYKGMNFPVKEKLRPKDIDALKDFEIRPTDVFIITFPKSGTVWMQQILSQIMEASHPGWAEDVTNRAQIPYLEGRTVDDPFRDRKEPRVVRTHLFPELLPHGVKEKQIKVVYVLRNPKDVLVSLYHFAHSWVLMDSPTSFEVFFKQFMDGKQFVGSWFAHVKQYVAAQEQLKIHIVRYEDMLKDLRGEVVKICAFLGEELTDEAIDHVVEASTFKSMKINPKANYKDLVETTVYTTATMRKGVAGDWKNHLTVSQNEYFEKVFREEMSEFPLISDIESLLQ from the exons ATGGACTCTCTGGACATGATCACCTCGGACCTATTCAGGTACAAAGGGATGAACTTTCCAGTCAAAGAAAAACTGCGACCCAAGGACATTGATGCCCTGAAGGACTTTGAGATCCGTCCTACTGACGTCTTCATCATAACCTTCCCTAAATCAG GCACAGTGTGGATGCAGCAGATTCTGTCTCAGATCATGGAGGCTTCACACCCTGGATGGGCTGAAGACGTCACCAACAGGGCCCAAATTCCCTATTTGGAGGGAAGAACTGTTGATGACCCATtcagagacaggaaagaacctCGGGTTGTACGCACACATTTGTTTCCTGAGCTGTTGCCCCATGGAGTCAAGGAGAAGCAAATCAAG GTCGTGTATGTTTTGAGGAACCCCAAAGATGTCCTGGTGTCCCTGTATCACTTTGCCCACAGTTGGGTTTTGATGGATTCTCCTACAAGCTTTGAGGTGTTCTTTAAACAGTTCATGGATGGCAAAC AATTTGTTGGATCGTGGTTTGCTCATGTCAAACAATACGTGGCCGCTCAGGAGCAGCTAAAGATCCACATTGTTCGGTATGAGGACATGTTGAAG GATCTGAGAGGGGAAGTTGTGAAGATCTGTGCTTTCCTGGGAGAAGAATTGACAGATGAAGCCATTGATCATGTTGTGGAAGCATCAACATTCAAGAGCATGAAGATTAACCCCAAAGCAAACTACAAAGACTTGGTTGAAACCACTGTTTACACCACAGCAACCATGAGGAAAG GTGTTGCAGGTGACTGGAAGAATCATCTGACAGTGTCACagaatgaatattttgaaaaagtcttcagagaggagatgagCGAGTTTCCTCTCATCAGCGATATTGAAAGTCTCCTTCAATGA
- the LOC101074626 gene encoding amine sulfotransferase-like — translation MEEQHQATSNMDSLDMITSDLFRYKGMNFPVKEKLRPKDIDALKDFEIHPTDVFIITFPKSGTVWMQQILSQIMEASHPGWAEDVTNRAQIPYLEGRTVDDPFRDRKEPRVVRTHLFPELLPHGVKEKQIKVVYVLRNPKDVLVSLYHFAHSWVLMDSPTSFEVFFKQFMDGKQFVGSWFAHVKQYVAAQEQLKIHIVRYEDMLKDLRREVVKICAFLGEELTDEAIDRVVEASTFKSMKINPKANYKDLVETTVYTTATMRKGVAGDWKNHLTVSQNEYFEKVFIEEMSEFPLISDIESLLQ, via the exons ATggaggagcagcaccaggcaACAT CAAACATGGACTCTCTGGACATGATCACCTCGGACCTGTTCAGGTACAAAGGGATGAACTTTCCAGTCAAAGAAAAACTGCGACCCAAGGACATTGATGCGCTGAAGGACTTTGAGATCCATCCTACTGACGTCTTCATCATAACCTTCCCGAAATCAG GCACAGTGTGGATGCAGCAGATTCTGTCTCAGATCATGGAGGCTTCACACCCTGGATGGGCTGAGGACGTCACCAACAGGGCCCAAATTCCCTATTTGGAGGGAAGAACTGTTGATGACCCATtcagagacaggaaagaacctCGGGTTGTACGCACACATTTGTTTCCTGAGCTGTTGCCCCATGGAGTCAAGGAGAAGCAAATCAAG GTCGTGTATGTTTTGAGGAACCCCAAAGATGTCCTGGTGTCCCTGTATCACTTTGCCCACAGTTGGGTTTTGATGGATTCTCCTACAAGCTTTGAGGTGTTCTTTAAACAGTTCATGGATGGCAAAC AATTTGTTGGATCGTGGTTTGCTCATGTCAAACAATACGTGGCCGCTCAGGAGCAGCTAAAGATCCACATTGTTCGTTATGAGGACATGTTGAAG GATCTGAGAAGGGAAGTTGTGAAGATCTGTGCTTTCCTGGGAGAAGAATTGACAGATGAAGCCATTGATCGTGTTGTGGAAGCATCAACATTCAAGAGCATGAAGATTAACCCCAAAGCAAACTACAAAGACTTGGTTGAAACCACCGTTTACACCACAGCAACCATGAGGAAAG GTGTTGCAGGTGACTGGAAGAATCATCTGACAGTGTCACagaatgaatattttgaaaAAGTCTTCATAGAGGAGATGAGCGAGTTTCCTCTCATCAGCGATATTGAAAGTCTCCTTCAATGA